Proteins encoded together in one Spodoptera frugiperda isolate SF20-4 chromosome 15, AGI-APGP_CSIRO_Sfru_2.0, whole genome shotgun sequence window:
- the LOC118277109 gene encoding alpha-crystallin A chain-like, translating into MQKYFLLIAFITTVACHEARKHRVEDPFSALDKHITHTLAYHYLWPWSQLIRAAAALDVEEVLEEPQLVSDKEKLQINLNVRRFKPDELRIKVKNRYIIVEGKHKEKDDVQQFMANHFVQRFVLPPGSKQEEVTAVLKENGVLTVSVPKHELPPPPPEREVPIEVRLPVKVEDKTEAPVTVKEEKIETTTVKKEVPVQASTVTPLEQLELVEATTHVGKIRKKELKTTTKTSKDNEVSKGIDGNGLDYALIEAE; encoded by the coding sequence ATGCAGAAATACTTCTTACTCATTGCATTCATCACCACCGTAGCCTGCCATGAGGCGAGGAAGCATAGGGTCGAAGACCCATTTTCAGCCCTAGACAAACACATCACCCACACCCTCGCCTACCACTACCTGTGGCCGTGGAGTCAACTCATCAGGGCGGCAGCGGCTCTCGACGTCGAGGAAGTTCTGGAGGAACCCCAGCTTGTGTCAGACAAGGAGAAACTGCAAATCAATCTCAACGTGAGGAGGTTCAAGCCAGACGAGCTGAGGATCAAAGTGAAGAACCGCTACATCATCGTTGAAGGAAAGCACAAGGAGAAGGATGACGTCCAGCAGTTCATGGCCAACCACTTCGTCCAGCGGTTCGTGCTGCCTCCTGGTAGCAAGCAGGAAGAAGTGACCGCAGTTCTCAAGGAAAACGGTGTTCTAACAGTGTCTGTGCCCAAACATGAGCTCCCTCCACCACCACCAGAGAGGGAAGTGCCCATCGAAGTGAGACTACCGGTCAAAGTGGAAGACAAAACAGAAGCACCTGTAACTGTAAAGGAAGAGAAAATTGAAACAACAACAGTTAAGAAGGAGGTTCCAGTCCAGGCATCTACAGTGACACCACTGGAACAGTTGGAATTAGTGGAGGCCACCACACATGTTGGCAAGATCAGGAAGAAGGAGCTGAAGACCACAACAAAAACATCAAAGGACAACGAAGTGTCGAAGGGAATCGATGGGAATGGCTTGGATTACGCTCTGATTGAAGCGGAGTGA